One Brassica napus cultivar Da-Ae chromosome C4, Da-Ae, whole genome shotgun sequence genomic region harbors:
- the LOC106447871 gene encoding pre-rRNA-processing protein esf-2-like gives MQNPEAQVHRKKAGGFRGQLFSEGREKEVSYILYDIWNIKYLTKFKWDDHTEEIEAEESGSNAEAAPVFPSRVIRQFRQKKSINNETSQRKHGLSTDVFGGS, from the exons ATGCAGA ATCCTGAAGCACAAGTGCACCGCAAGAAAGCTGGTGGATTTCGTGGCCAACTGTTTTCTGAAGG GAGGGAAAAAGAAGTCAGCTATATACTATATGATATTTGGAACATCAAGTACTTGACCAAGTTCAAATGGGATGATCATACCGAAGAGATCG AAGCGGAAGAATCAGGTAGCAATGCAGAAGCAGCACCAGTCTTCCCGTCTAGGGTTATTCGTCAGTTCagacagaagaaatcaattAACAATGAGACATCTCAGAGAAAACATGGACTCTCCACTGAT GTATTTGGCGGTTCTTAA
- the BNACNNG55080D gene encoding uncharacterized protein BNACNNG55080D, with protein MEEAKPRKSLTGSSSRESLKTKNPFSRVNEEDDSKSKTGLSMRKSWSTDSLGLLGNSNTLGKTCICAPTKHEGSFRCRLHRTSATSQGAIATTQIHLPKPLLPSSRLSDY; from the coding sequence ATGGAGGAGGCGAAACCGAGGAAGAGCTTGACCGGCAGTAGCAGCAGAGAGTCGTTGAAGACCAAGAATCCGTTTAGTCGTGTGAATGAAGAAGACGACAGCAAAAGCAAGACAGGATTGTCAATGAGGAAGTCGTGGTCTACGGACTCGCTTGGTCTGCTCGGTAACAGCAACACGTTGGGGAAGACATGCATATGTGCTCCAACAAAGCACGAAGGGTCCTTCCGTTGCAGGCTTCACCGTACATCGGCCACAAGCCAAGGTGCAATAGCTACTACGCAAATTCATCTCCCAAAGCCCTTGCTTCCTTCTAGTCGTCTCAGTGACTACTAG
- the LOC106445221 gene encoding adenylylsulfatase HINT1, producing MSHRVSILSSHLSPVMASEKEAALAATPSDSPTIFDKIISKEIPSTVVFEDDKVLAFRDITPQGPVHILLIPKVRDGLTGLSKAEERHIDILGRLLYTAKLVAKQEGLDEGFRIVINDGPQGCQSVYHIHVHLIGGRQMNWPPG from the exons ATGAGCCACCGTGTATCGATCCTCTCTTCTCATTTATCTCCCGTCATGGCTTCAGAGAAAGAGGCTGCTTTAGCCGCCACTCCTTCCGATTCTCCCACCAT ATTTGACAAGATCATCAGTAAAGAAATTCCATCCACAGTTGTTTTTGAGGATGACAAG GTCTTGGCTTTTAGGGACATAACTCCCCAGGGTCCTGTTCACATCCTCCTCATTCCAAAAGTGAGGGATGGTTTAACTGGCCTCTCTAAG GCTGAGGAGAGGCACATCGACATTTTGGGCCGCCTTCTCTACACTGCCAAGCTTGTAGCAAAACAAGAAGGCCTAGATGAAGGTTTCAGAATCGTGATCAACGATGGTCCTCAAGGCT GCCAGTCGGTGTATCATATTCATGTTCATCTCATTGGAGGACGCCAAATGAACTGGCCTCCTGGCTAA
- the LOC106449151 gene encoding putative thioredoxin H10, whose protein sequence is MIFVTIDVEELAEFSDEWNVEATPTIVFLKDGRQMDKLVGAETSELQKKTAAAAELLLRKP, encoded by the exons ATGATTTTTGTAACCATTGATGTGGAAGAACTCGCT gAGTTTAGTGATGAATGGAATGTGGAAGCTACACCAACTATAGTGTTTCTTAAAGATGGGAGACAAATGGATAAGCTTGTTGGTGCTGAAACCTCAGAGCTTCAGAAGAAAACAGCTGCAGCTGCTGAACTCTTACTCAGAAAACCATAA